In the genome of Ureibacillus sp. FSL W7-1570, the window CCACAATAAGTTCATTTGTCAATTCCGCAACACGTTCAACCACTTTATTGTACGCTTCGTCGCCTACAATGATGGCGCGGGAGCATGCGGAACATTTTTGGCCGCTGAATCCGAAAGCGCTCGCCACGATGGATTGTGCCGCCAATTCCAAATCCGCGTTTTCCGCATCATCCACAACGATTGAATCTTTACCGCCCATTTCCGCAATCACGCGTTTGAGCCAAATTTGGCCTTCATTAACGGCTGCAGCGCGCTGGTTGATGCGAATACCCACATCGCGGGAACCTGTAAAACTGATGAAGCGTGTACGAGGGTGATCCACCAAATAATCGCCCACTTCTGAACCAGGGCCAGGAATGTAGTTTACGACACCTGGAGGCATACCCGCTTCTTCAAGAATTTCCATAAACTTATAAGCAATGATTGGCGTTGTGGAAGCCGGTTTTAATAGCACTGTATTGCCGGTAACCATCGCTGCCACTGTTGTTCCCACCATGATGGCAAACGGGAAGTTCCATGGTGAAATGACAACACCGACACCTAATGGAATATATACATATTTATTAATTGTTCCCGGATCTGATTCCACCGGTTTTCCTTTAGCCAACTCCAACATTTGGCGTCCATAGTATTCCAAGAAATCGATACCTTCTGCAATGTCTGCATCCGCTTGTACCCAAGGCTTAGCCGCTTCTTTTGTCAACCATGCAGACAGTTCAAATTTACGGCGACGTACGATGGCTGCGGCTTTGAATAAAACTTCCGCACGGATTACAGGATCGACTTTTTTCCAAGTATTGAACGTTTTATCCGCAATTTGCATCGCTTTTTCAGCGATTTCTTTATTCGCTTTTGAAACGCGGCCAACTACTTCTGTTTTATTTGCCGGATTATAAGAAACGATTTTATCTTCCGTTGTTATTCTTTCTCCGCCAACAATCAAAGGATAATCCTTACCTAATTCACTTTCCACTTTTTTCAAAGCATCAAGATACTTTTGGCGATTTTCTTCAATTGAAAAATCTGTTAGTGGTTCATGTTTGTAGGGAATCACTATTACTCCTCCTTTAAAATTTATAGTGCAAAGAATATTTGCACTAATTAAATAATCGTATATAATAATAATGCAAAATATTGTTGCATTTTTCAATATTTATTACAGTATCGTAAAAAATTTTTTTGAGGTGTTATCGATGTCTTTCAATGATGAACAGCTGCTAAAACTATATGAATTCGCGGTTGAACATGTTTCAGTCGGCATTCATGCGGTAGACGCGGAAGGACGTACAATTTTGTACAATCAAAAAATGAAAGAAATTGAAGGATTTGATATTGAAGATATTTCCGATCGTTCCATTTTGGAACTTTTTGCATTCCGCTCCAATGACAGTGCCCTGCTCCGTGTTTTAAAAACCGGCATCAAGGAAATGAATGTAAAACAAACCTATTGGAACAGATATGGGCATGAAATTACTACTATTAATGATACGTACCCGATTTTCGACGGTGAAAAACTCATAGGAGCCATTGAATTCGCCCGGGACATTACCTCCCTGGAAAAATTGATTTACCAGCCACTGCGCAGATATGGAGAACCATTGACCTTTGACGTCATCACAGCAATATCGGAACCGATGCAAATCGTGAAAGAAAACGCCAAAAAAGCTGCCCGTGCCCGAATCCCTGTATTGCTGATCGGGGAATCCGGGACAGGAAAGGATTTGATCGCGGAAGGAATCCATCACGAACTTCAGCCGAAAAACGATGAGTTTGTCACCCTTTTCAGCAGAAGGCCGAATCAAATCGAAAGATTAAAAACATATTTAAAACAGGACAAATCTTACACCTTTTTCTTTGAGCGCCTCGAATTTTATACCCTTGAAGATCAAAAGGAATTGCTGAAACTGTTAAAGGGGATGCCCCCGGAAAAACATATGCTAATCGGCAGTGTGGGAGGAGACCCGATTGATTTGATCAGCAACAAACAATTGCTCAAAGACTTATATTATTATTTTGCTTCCATGAGTATTTCTATACCCGCATTACGCGAACGAAAAGAAGACATTAAACCTTTCGTCGATGATTACTTTTCAAGGCACCGGGAACGTTTCAATTCAAACATCCAGGGACTTGCGGATGATGTAATGGAAATGTTTCTGGAATACGACTGGCCAGGAAATCTGAAAGAATTGGAACTATTGTTGGATGAAATCGCATCAATGATTACAAACGAAAAGTACGTTACCTATGAAATGCTGCCTCTTCATTTCCGATTTAAATTGCAGCAGCAAAATGAAAAAATCAAAAAACCGGATTTTTTCCTCCTTCAGCCGAACAAAGAATTGCTGCCATTAAACGAATATTTGAAAGAGGCCGAAAAATATTATTTGCATCATGCATTAAAAATGAACGAAGGCAATATTACAAAAACTGCCCAAGCCTTGGGCATGACAAGGCAAAACTTGCAATACCGGTTAAGAAAAATGAAAGAATAAAAAATCCCAAAAGCGCCATCGCTTTTGGGATTTTTTTATTGTCCTCTTTCGATCCAATCTTGAAGTTTTTCTTTCAATGTTTGGAATCCATTTGCATCTTGTTCATTTAAACGTTCCTGTAAAGATTTCTTTGGATTCTTTTCCACTTTCTTTTGTGGTGGGTCTTGCAGTGCACGGGTAGATAAGCTGATTTTTTCGTTACGTTCATCTATATCAAGAATTTTCACTTGAATTTCGTCGCCAATTTTAAAAAAATCTTCTATGTTCCGAACGTAACCGTAAGTAATTTCAGAAATGTGTACAAGACCTTGCGTTTCTTCATCCAATGCCACAAAAGCTCCGTAC includes:
- the yugI gene encoding S1 domain-containing post-transcriptional regulator GSP13, producing the protein MKKKYKVGDVVTGKVTGIQPYGAFVALDEETQGLVHISEITYGYVRNIEDFFKIGDEIQVKILDIDERNEKISLSTRALQDPPQKKVEKNPKKSLQERLNEQDANGFQTLKEKLQDWIERGQ
- a CDS encoding PAS domain S-box protein, which produces MSFNDEQLLKLYEFAVEHVSVGIHAVDAEGRTILYNQKMKEIEGFDIEDISDRSILELFAFRSNDSALLRVLKTGIKEMNVKQTYWNRYGHEITTINDTYPIFDGEKLIGAIEFARDITSLEKLIYQPLRRYGEPLTFDVITAISEPMQIVKENAKKAARARIPVLLIGESGTGKDLIAEGIHHELQPKNDEFVTLFSRRPNQIERLKTYLKQDKSYTFFFERLEFYTLEDQKELLKLLKGMPPEKHMLIGSVGGDPIDLISNKQLLKDLYYYFASMSISIPALRERKEDIKPFVDDYFSRHRERFNSNIQGLADDVMEMFLEYDWPGNLKELELLLDEIASMITNEKYVTYEMLPLHFRFKLQQQNEKIKKPDFFLLQPNKELLPLNEYLKEAEKYYLHHALKMNEGNITKTAQALGMTRQNLQYRLRKMKE
- the pruA gene encoding L-glutamate gamma-semialdehyde dehydrogenase is translated as MVIPYKHEPLTDFSIEENRQKYLDALKKVESELGKDYPLIVGGERITTEDKIVSYNPANKTEVVGRVSKANKEIAEKAMQIADKTFNTWKKVDPVIRAEVLFKAAAIVRRRKFELSAWLTKEAAKPWVQADADIAEGIDFLEYYGRQMLELAKGKPVESDPGTINKYVYIPLGVGVVISPWNFPFAIMVGTTVAAMVTGNTVLLKPASTTPIIAYKFMEILEEAGMPPGVVNYIPGPGSEVGDYLVDHPRTRFISFTGSRDVGIRINQRAAAVNEGQIWLKRVIAEMGGKDSIVVDDAENADLELAAQSIVASAFGFSGQKCSACSRAIIVGDEAYNKVVERVAELTNELIVGDPANVETYVNPVIDAGAFKKITEYIEIGKKEGRLVAGGQYDDSKGYFIHPTVFADVDPNARIMQEEIFGPVLAMTKAKDFDEAIEIANNTVYGLTGAVISNNRFHLQKAAEDFHVGNLYFNRGCTAAIVGYQPFGGFNMSGTDSKAGGPDYLLLHMQAKTLSETL